A genome region from Gadus chalcogrammus isolate NIFS_2021 chromosome 5, NIFS_Gcha_1.0, whole genome shotgun sequence includes the following:
- the col10a1a gene encoding collagen, type X, alpha 1a, which translates to MPVCHLKMDLRVASILLLLVALTAAHGERYVVKKVVKAAPQYQPYSVKSQAVAGEPGAPGEPGPEGPEGPAGPQGESAEGMPGPEGPPGPPGSPGHSIAGKPGSAGGPGKPGIPGAHGEKGDTGASGPQGPRGMPGPSGSPGPSGLSATGKPGASGLPGANGARGETGLKGHPGVPGLTGQKGDRGVGIVGPQGETGAEGPEGPTGAPGQSAVGKPGKPGMSGEPGKPGSSGRDGAAGPMGPQGPKGHTGAPGIGMAGKPGENGAPGMPGSVGPKGHTGPAGATGAPGVPGYGKPGANGEKGAVGATGSTGSTGQKGEQGASGHTGATGSSGPTGPTGAQGSRGFPGESGAVGPKGDAGASGAQGPKGYKGDQGLQGFQGKQGYPGAAGPTGPRGATGAQGNKGDLGAPGASGSNGVPGPAGPKGHPGRAGENGASGADGAPGSRGPAGPSGAVGAPGLKGHPGLTGAPGPAGLSAKGIAGPQGPPGLPGDNGNDGSEGPAGPPGPPGPPGEVVFEKSKGMGMGEVMVKSPMSAFTVSLVTPYPAAGTPIKFDQVVYNAENHFDTETGMFTCQVPGVYYFSYTIHVNGANALVALYKNGQPVMFSYDEYSKGFLDQMSGSAVLLLDEQDTVYMQIPDDEANGVFAAENVHCSFSGFLIAST; encoded by the coding sequence CGGTCGCAGGTGAGCCTGGAGCCCCAGGTGAGCCTGGCCCCGAGGGTCCCGAAGGGCCTGCTGGCCCCCAAGGTGAGAGCGCTGAGGGTATGCCCGGACCCGAGggcccccctggaccccctggCTCTCCTGGACACTCCATTGCTGGCAAGCCTGGATCCGCAGGTGGACCTGGAAAGCCTGGCATCCCTGGAGCTCATGGCGAGAAGGGAGACACTGGCGCCTCCGGGCCCCAGGGACCCCGCGGCATGCCCGGCCCATCTGGCAGCCCCGGCCCCTCTGGTCTGTCCGCCACTGGCAAGCCTGGTGCGTCCGGCCTTCCAGGAGCCAAcggagccagaggagagaccggTCTTAAGGGACACCCAGGTGTACCTGGCCTGACCGGCCagaagggagatagaggggtgGGAATTGTTGGACCCCAGGGTGAGACAGGAGCAGAGGGACCCGAGGGTCCCACTGGAGCCCCCGGTCAGTCCGCTGTAGGTAAGCCAGGAAAGCCAGGTATGAGCGGCGAGCCAGGGAAGCCCGGCAGCTCAGGTAGGGACGGTGCCGCCGGCCCTATGGGACCCCAGGGACCCAAGGGACACACTGGTGCCCCCGGTATCGGTATGGCAGGCAAGCCAGGTGAGAACGGTGCCCCAGGCATGCCTGGATCCGTCGGTCCTAAAGGCCACACCGGACCCGCCGGAGCCACTGGTGCTCCTGGTGTCCCCGGCTACGGAAAGCCAGGTGCTAACGGAGAGAAGGGAGCAGTTGGAGCCACAGGTAGCACAGGTAGCACTGGTCAGAAGGGAGAGCAGGGAGCCAGCGGACACACCGGCGCTACTGGTTCCTCTGGACCCACTGGCCCGACCGGCGCACAGGGCTCCAGAGGTTTCCCAGGAGAGAGCGGCGCCGTCGGCCCCAAGGGTGACGCAGGTGCCAGCGGAGCTCAGGGACCTAAGGGATACAAGGGAGATCAGGGTCTGCAGGGATTCCAGGGAAAGCAGGGTTATCCAGGTGCCGCCGGCCCCACCGGCCCCAGAGGAGCCACCGGTGCTCAGGGAAACAAAGGTGACCTCGGCGCCCCAGGCGCGTCTGGCAGCAACGGTGTCCCCGGCCCCGCTGGACCTAAAGGTCACCCCGGCCGCGCAGGCGAGAACGGTGCCTCTGGCGCTGATGGCGCCCCCGGCTCCAGAGGACCCGCTGGGCCTTCTGGTGCAGTCGGCGCTCCCGGCCTGAAGGGACATCCCGGTCTTACCGGTGCCCCCGGCCCCGCTGGCCTGAGCGCCAAGGGCATTGCCGGCCCCCAGGGTCCCCCCGGCCTCCCCGGTGACAACGGAAACGATGGATCCGAGGGtcccgccggcccccccggcccccccggcccccctggcGAGGTTGTGTTTGAGAAGAGCAAGGGCATGGGCATGGGCGAGGTCATGGTCAAGTCCCCAATGTCCGCCTTCACCGTGTCTCTGGTCACCCCTTACCCAGCTGCTGGCACTCCTATCAAGTTTGACCAGGTTGTGTACAACGCCGAGAACCACTTTGACACCGAGACCGGCATGTTCACCTGCCAGGTGCCCGGCGTGTACTACTTCTCTTACACCATCCACGTGAACGGAGCCAACGCTCTGGTGGCTCTGTACAAGAACGGCCAGCCCGTCATGTTCAGCTATGACGAGTACAGCAAGGGCTTCCTGGACCAGATGTCCGGCAGCGCCGTCCTTCTGCTCGACGAGCAGGACACAGTCTACATGCAGATCCCCGACGACGAGGCCAACGGTGTCTTTGCCGCAGAGAACGTGCACTGCTCCTTCTCTGGGTTCCTCATTGCCTCCACGTGA
- the fyna gene encoding tyrosine-protein kinase fyna, with amino-acid sequence MGCVQCKDKEAAKLTDEPREPTSLPQNVGYLYGADPTPQHYPSFGVTAIPNYNNFHGGATQGVTVFGGVHTSSQSGTLRSRGGTGVTLFVALYDYEARTEDDLSFRKGEKFQILNSIEGDWWEARSLTTGGTGYIPSNYVAPVDSIQAEDWYFGKLGRKDAERQLLSNGNPRGTFLIRESETTKGAFSLSIQDWDDIKGDHVKHYKIRKLDSGGYYITTRAQFETLQQLVQHYSARAAGLCCRLIVPCHKGMPRLADLSVKTKDKWEIPRESLQLIKRLGNGQFGEVWMGTWNGTTKVAVKTLKPGTMSPESFLEEAQIMKKLRHDKLVQLYAVVSEEPIYIITEYMSKGSLLDFLKDGEGRSLKLPNLVDMAAQVAAGMAYIERMNYIHRDLRSANILVGDSLVCKIADFGLARLIEDNEYTARQGAKFPIKWTAPEAALYGKFTIKSDVWSFGILLTELVTKGRVPYPGMNNREVLEQVERGYRMPCPQDCPISLHELMVQCWKKDPEERPTFEYLQAFLEDYFTATEPQYQPGDNL; translated from the exons ATGGGCTGTGTCCAATGCAAGGATAAAGAAGCAGCTAAACTCACTGATGAACCGCGGGAGCCTACAAGCCTGCCACAGAACGTGGGCTATCTCTACGGGGCGGACCCCACTCCGCAGCACTACCCAAGCTTTGGGGTCACCGCCATCCCAAACTACAACAACTTCCATGGCGGCGCCACGCAAGGGGTGACTGTGTTCGGGGGAGTTCACACATCCTCCCAGTCTGGCACACTCCGGTCCAGGGGAGGCACGG GGGTGACTCTGTTCGTGGCTCTGTACGACTATGAGGCCCGCACGGAGGATGACCTCAGCTTCAGGAAAGGGGAGAAGTTCCAGATCCTCAACAGCAT tgagGGGGACTGGTGGGAAGCTCGCTCTCTCACTACAGGAGGAACTGGTTACATTCCCAGTAATTATGTGGCTCCAGTGGACTCTATCCAAGCGGAGGA CTGGTACTTTGGTAAACTGGGTCGAAAGGACGCAGAGAGGCAGCTCCTCTCCAATGGAAACCCCAGAGGCACCTTCCTCATCCGAGAGAGCGAAACCACCAAAG GGGCCTTCTCCTTGTCCATCCAGGACTGGGATGACATCAAGGGAGACCACGTGAAGCACTACAAGATCCGCAAGCTGGACAGTGGAGGCTACTACATCACCACCCGTGCCCAGTTTGAGACCCTGCAGCAGCTAGTGCAGCACTACTCTG CCAGAGCAGCAGGGCTGTGCTGCCGGCTGATCGTGCCGTGTCACAAAGGCATGCCTCGGCTGGCTGACCTGTCCGTCAAAACCAAAGACAAGTGGGAGATCCCGAGGGAGTCGCTGCAGCTTATCAAGCGCCTCGGCAACGGCCAGTTCGGCGAGGTCTGGATGG GCACGTGGAACGGGACCACCAAGGTGGCGGTGAAGACCCTGAAGCCGGGGACCATGTCCCCCGAGTCCTTCCTGGAGGAGGCCCAGATCATGAAGAAGCTCCGCCACGACAAGCTGGTGCAGCTGTACGCTGTTGTGTCTGAGGAGCCCATCTACATCATCACCGAATACATGAGCAAAG GGAGTTTGCTCGACTTCCTTAAAGACGGTGAGGGGCGGAGCCTGAAGCTGCCCAACCTAGTGGACATGGCTGCACAG GTGGCGGCGGGCATGGCGTACATCGAGCGGATGAACTACATCCACCGGGACCTGCGCTCGGCCAACATCCTGGTGGGGGACAGCCTGGTGTGCAAGATCGCCGACTTCGGCCTGGCGAGGCTCATAGAGGACAACGAGTACACGGCCAGACAAG GGGCCAAGTTTCCCATCAAGTGGACGGCGCCGGAGGCCGCTCTCTACGGGAAGTTCACCATCAAGTCGGACGTGTGGTCCTTTGGCATCCTGCTCACCGAGCTGGTCACCAAGGGTCGAGTCCCGTACCCAG GCATGAACAACCGGGAGGTGTTGGAGCAGGTGGAGCGCGGCTACAGGATGCCCTGCCCCCAGGACTGCCCCATCTCCCTGCACGAGCTCATGGTCCAGTGCTGGAAGAAGGACCCCGAGGAGCGACCCACGTTCGAGTACCTGCAGGCCTTTTTGGAGGACTACTTCACTGCCACCGAGCCTCAGTATCAGCCAGGGGATAACCTCTGA
- the marcksb gene encoding myristoylated alanine-rich protein kinase C substrate b has translation MGAQISKTAGKEDVAAEKPAEGAAVEAKANGQGNGHAKTNGDASPSTEEAVVQANGTTPVEDAPKDGEEKIEAVEVNGEGKEPAATNGEAKAEDGATPSGSEDAKQKKKRFSFKKPNFKLSGFSFKKTKKDSEEATGEEGAAAEPAAGEEKPAEEGGAAASEEVKPEEAAKEEAKEPAAAAAAAAVEAAAEEPKAEQAKAEGEVAAAAVEEKPTEASPAEPETPASPEAPAAAE, from the exons ATGGGAGCACAAATCTCCAAAACCGCTGGAAAAGAAGACGTTGCTGCAGAAAAGCCAGCAGAAGGAGCTGCCGTCGAGGCGAAGGCAAACGGACAG GGGAATGGCCATGCCAAGACCAACGGGGATGCCTCCCCATCCACTGAGGAGGCCGTCGTCCAGGCCAATGGCACTACTCCTGTCGAGGATGCGCCCAAGGATGGCGAGGAGAAGATAGAGGCAGTGGAGGTCAACGGCGAAGGCAAGGAGCCCGCCGCCACCAACGGAGAGGCCAAGGCAGAGGACGGCGCCACTCCCTCCGGCAGTGAGGACGccaagcagaagaagaagcgcTTCTCCTTCAAGAAGCCCAACTTCAAGCTCAGCGGCTTCTCCTTCAAGAAGACCAAGAAGGACTCTGAGGAGGccacgggggaggagggtgCCGCCGCGGAGCCCGCCGCCGGAGAGGAGAAGCCCGCCGAGGAAGGCGGTGCGGCGGCTTCAGAGGAGGTGAAACCAGAGGAGGCCGCTAAAGAGGAGGCTAAGGAgccggcggcggctgctgctgctgctgcagtagaGGCGGCTGCCGAGGAGCCCAAAGCAGAGCAGGCGAAGGCAGAAGGCGAGGTGGCGGCGGCCGCAGTGGAGGAGAAGCCCACCGAAGCTTCACCTGCCGAGCCCGAGACGCCCGCCAGTCCAGAGGCCCCAGCGGCCGCCGAGTAA